A region of Lycium barbarum isolate Lr01 chromosome 3, ASM1917538v2, whole genome shotgun sequence DNA encodes the following proteins:
- the LOC132630572 gene encoding uncharacterized protein LOC132630572 → MAFMKFEVANFDGRSNNFNIWKIKIMALLRREGSVYALNDSYLVNTKVAEKQKIEMEAFSTIQLSLSDSVLCEVNTKKTAASLWKKLEDLYQKKSVTTRMLLRQRLHTFKIKIGTTLQDYLDAFNKLVVDLTHADIKVGDEELACTLLISLSPAYKDVVTSMMYSKKMVTLQIVRHALNSDELRNHINNGEKEDHGEGLTIRGHSSQRGRGKSVARSKFRKRVSKKDVECWGCQQKGHIGPNKKTDKTIASASTVQVAQTSGEDYVLTTSTDDIQTHKSILDSACTFHMYFKKDWFTSILDKLGYKHASEGGICKVTKGSLVMLKAKLEGGLYVIMGSTILGTANAATSQLSDDDKAKMWHMRLGLAKSNVFENFKNWKTLIENQCGRKIKCLRTDNGLEFCNEEFDNFYKIHGVLRHRNFRHTPQQNGVAETINRTLLEKAQCMLSNAKVPKEFWAEAVNTACYVVNRSPASVIDFKTPNEVWSGKLSDYSYLRVFGCFAYYHVSDGKLEPRARKSLFMGYAEGIKGYRIWSLDPIKFVICRDVTFDKASMLDPEKASIEFAG, encoded by the exons ATGGCATTTATGAAGTTTGAGGTAGCAAATTTTGATGGGCGAAGTAATAACTTCAACATCTGGAAGATCAAGATCATGGCGTTGTTACGGAGAGAAGGATCAGTCTATGCTTTGAACGACTCGTATCTCGTAAATACGAAAGTGGCCGAGAAGCAAAAGATTGAGATGGAGGCGTTTAGTACAATTCAATTATCCTTATCAGACAGCGTGTTATGTGAAGTCAATACCAAGAAAACGGCTGCTAGTttgtggaagaaacttgaagatctcTACCAGAAGAAATCAGTAACAACTAGAATGTTGTTAAGGCAGCGTTTACACACCTTCAAGATAAAGATAGGTACAACTTTACAGGATTATCTTGATGCTTTTAATAAATTGGTTGTGGATCTTACCCATGCTGATATTAAAGTGGGAGATGAAGAACTAGCGTGCACTCTACTGATTTCATTATCACCAGCGTACAAAGACGTAGTTACTTCAATGATGTACAGTAAGAAGATGGTCACGTTACAGATAGTAAGACATGCATTGAATTCGGATGAATtaagaaaccatatcaacaatGGTGAGAAAGAGGACCATGGTGAGGGTTTGACGATTAGAGGTCACTCGAGCCAAAGAGGGAGAGGCAAATCAGTAGCGAGGTCAAAGTTTAGGAAAAGGGTGAGTAAGAAGGATGTTGAATGTTGGGGTTGTCAACAAAAGGGTCACATTGGCCCGAATAAGAAGACTGATAAAACAATAGCCAGTGCATCTACGGTTCAGGTAGCTCAGACATCTGGAGAAGATTATGTGCTAACTACTTCAACAGATGACATTCAGACACACAAGTCGATTTTAGATTCAGCTTGTACCTTTCATATGTACTTCAAAAAAGATTGGTTTACTAG TATTCTTGATAAGCTCGGATACAAGCATGCGAGTGAAGGTGGAATCTGCAAGGTGACCAAGGGTTCTCTGGTCATGTTAAAGGCTAAACTGGAAGGTGGTCTATATGTAATTATGGGCAGCACCATTCTAGGTACTGCGAATGCTGCAACCTCACAGTTATCAGATGATGACAAAGCTAAGATGTGGCATATGAgattag GTTTGGCTAAAAGTAATGTCTTTGAGAATTTCAAAAActggaagacattaattgaaaaTCAGTGTGGCAGAAAGATTAAGTGTCTTCGAACAGATAATGGCCTGGAGTTTTGCAATGAAGAGTTTGACAATTTCTACAAGATTCATGGTGTATTGAGACATAGAAATTTTAGGCATACAccacaacagaatggagtagctgaAACGATAAACCGCACTCTTCTTGAGAAAGCACAATGTATGCTTTCTAATGCCAAGGTGCCTAAGGAGTTCTGGGCGGAAGCAGTAAATACtgcttgttatgttgttaatcgTTCTCCAGCGTCAGTGATTGACTTCAAAACTCCAAATGAGGTATGGTCAGGTAAATTGTCTGATTATTCGTACTTAAGAGTTTTTGGATGTTTCGCATATTATCATGTAAGTGATGGAAAACTAGAACCTAGAGCTCGAAAAAGTTTATTTATGGGATATGCTGAAGGGATAAAAGGATATAGAATATGGAGTTTAGATCCTATTAAGTTTGTAATCTGTAGAGATGTTACTTTTGATAAGGCCTCTATGCTTGATCCTGAAAAGGCTTCTATTGAGTTTGCAGGATAG
- the LOC132630571 gene encoding uncharacterized protein LOC132630571: MGIATNMEAEAEAIKQALKFCKDHNIQQVQLETDSLVLLNILQDTWIIPWELRNQVEEIKQDMRAIQVQINHIFREGNMLADFLANHALDHAEIKVHDFILKPPEGRRILNMDKSQLPQLRIRTRRIQQLDHQQ, translated from the coding sequence ATGGGAATAGCAACAAACATGGAAGCTGAAGCTGAGGCTATAAAACAGGCACTGAAGTTCTGTAAAGATCACAACATTCAACAGGTGCAACTGGAGACTGACTCACTTGTCCTTCTAAACATCTTACAAGATACATGGATCATTCCATGGGAACTGAGAAATCAGGTTGAAGAGATCAAACAGGACATGAGAGCAATACAGGTACAGATTAATCATATTTTCAGAGAAGGCAACATGTTGGCAGACTTTCTGGCAAATCATGCTTTGGATCATGCAGAGATTAAAGTACATGACTTTATACTCAAGCCACCAGAAGGAAGAAGAATTCTCAATATGGACAAATCACAACTGCCTCAACTGAGGATTAGAACAAGGAGGATTCAGCAGCTTGATCATCAACAATGA